A single genomic interval of Tursiops truncatus isolate mTurTru1 chromosome 1, mTurTru1.mat.Y, whole genome shotgun sequence harbors:
- the KCNJ9 gene encoding G protein-activated inward rectifier potassium channel 3 isoform X2 yields the protein MAQENAAFSPGPEEQPRRRGRQRYVEKDGRCNVQQGNVRETYRYLTDLFTTLVDLQWRLSLLFFVLAYALTWLFFGAIWWLIAYGRGDLEHLEDTAWTPCVNNLNGFVAAFLFSIETETTIGYGHRVITDQCPEGIVLLLLQAILGSMVNAFMVGCMFVKISQPNKRAATLVFSSHAVVSLRDGRLCLMFRVGDLRSSHIVEASIRAKLIRSRQTLEGEFIPLHQTDLSVGFDTGDDRLFLVSPLVISHEIDAASPFWEASRRALERDDFEIVVILEGMVEATGMTCQARSSYLVDEVLWGHRFTSVLTLEDGFYEVDYASFHETFEVPTPSCSARELAEAAARLDAHLYWSIPSRLDEKVEEEGLGEGAGEEAGADKEQNGCLPPPESESKV from the exons ATGGCGCAGGAGAACGCCGCCTTCTCGCCGGGGCCTGAGGAGCAGCCGCGGCGCCGCGGCCGCCAGCGCTACGTGGAGAAGGACGGCCGCTGCAACGTGCAGCAGGGCAACGTGCGCGAGACGTACCGCTACCTGACCGACCTGTTCACCACGCTCGTGGACCTGCAGTGGCGCCTGAGCCTGCTCTTCTTCGTGCTGGCCTACGCGCTCACCTGGCTCTTCTTCGGCGCCATCTGGTGGCTGATCGCCTACGGCCGCGGCGACCTGGAGCACCTGGAGGACACGGCGTGGACGCCGTGCGTCAACAACCTCAACGGCTTCGTGGCCGCCTTCCTCTTCTCCATCGAGACGGAGACCACCATCGGCTACGGGCACCGCGTCATCACCGACCAGTGCCCCGAGGGCAtcgtgctgctgctgctgcaggccaTCCTGGGCTCCATGGTGAACGCCTTCATGGTGGGCTGCATGTTCGTCAAGATCTCGCAGCCCAACAAGCGCGCCGCCACGCTCGTCTTCTCCTCGCACGCCGTGGTGTCGCTGCGCGACGGGCGCCTCTGCCTCATGTTCCGCGTGGGTGACCTGCGCTCATCGCACATAGTCGAGGCTTCCATCCGCGCCAAGCTCATCCGCTCGCGCCAGACGCTCGAGGGCGAGTTCATCCCGCTGCACCAGACCGACCTCAGCGTGGGCTTTGACACGGGCGACGACCGCCTCTTCCTCGTCTCACCGCTTGTCATCAGCCACGAGATCGACGCCGCCAGCCCCTTCTGGGAGGCGTCGCGCCGCGCTCTCGAGAGGGACGACTTCGAGATCGTCGTCATCCTCGAGGGCATGGTGGAAGCCACGG GAATGACCTGCCAAGCTCGGAGCTCCTACCTGGTGGATGAGGTGCTGTGGGGTCACCGCTTCACGTCAGTGCTGACCCTGGAGGATGGCTTCTACGAGGTGGACTATGCCAGCTTCCACGAGACCTTTGAGGTGCCCACACCCTCATGCAGCGCCCGGGAGCTGGCCGAGGCCGCAGCCCGCCTTGACGCCCATCTCTACTGGTCCATCCCCAGCCGGCTGGAtgagaaggtggaggaggaggggctgggggagggggcgggcgaAGAGGCTGGGGCTGACAAAGAGCAGAACGGCTGCCTGCCGCCCCCGGAGAGTGAGTCCAAGGTGTGA